Sequence from the candidate division WOR-3 bacterium genome:
CGAGGTCCGGTAGTGATTCGGATCGATGGCAGTGAGGTTGTGTTAGGCTATGGCATGGCCAAAAGAATCTTAGTTGAAGCCAAGGGGTTTAAGGATCTAGCAGCCGAGCTAGCCACCCCAAAGATTTTAGGGTTGGCTGAGGTGGTTTTAGCTGTAAAGGATACCGAGAAGGCTGCGCAGTTTTTTGAGGAACTTTTGGGTATAAAGTTTTTAGAGAATTTTGAATTAGCCACCGAGAAGATCAAAGTGAAGAGCGCTCAGGTTGGTCAGACAGCATTCCAAGTAATGGAAAGTACCGCACCGGATAGCGTCGTGGCCAAGTTTTTAGACAAGCATGGCGAAGGTTTCCATCATATCGCATTTTTGGTAAATGATCTTAGTCTCTGGATAAAGAAACTTCAAGAAAAGGGTATAAAACTTGTGCCGGCTGAACCGGTAGTCTCTGAGCGCGGCCGGTATATTTTTATTCACCCTTCAGATGCCTTGGGAGTACTGATTGAACTAATCGAGCCGAACAAGTAAACCCAAATGACCACGGTACTTTTGGTTGGTAATCCCAATGTTGGGAAGAGTGTAATTTTTTCTCGTCTTACCGGTATTAAGGTAATTGTCTCGAATTATCCAGGCACCACTGTCGGTTTTACGAAAGGTCGATTCAAAGTGAACGGTGAGGAGATGGTGCTAATTGATGTGCCCGGGGCCTATACCTTAGAGCCGACCTGTAAGGCTGAAGAGGTCGCCTGTGAAATGCTTAAGGATGGTGATATAATCATAAATGTAGTTGA
This genomic interval carries:
- a CDS encoding FeoA domain-containing protein, with product MLKPLTELHFGEQGTIKEIQGGCAMFKRLQALGLVPGKEITKVSAMLLRGPVVIRIDGSEVVLGYGMAKRILVEAKGFKDLAAELATPKILGLAEVVLAVKDTEKAAQFFEELLGIKFLENFELATEKIKVKSAQVGQTAFQVMESTAPDSVVAKFLDKHGEGFHHIAFLVNDLSLWIKKLQEKGIKLVPAEPVVSERGRYIFIHPSDALGVLIELIEPNK